In Nostoc sp. CENA543, a single genomic region encodes these proteins:
- a CDS encoding DUF5615 family PIN-like protein: protein MKFLADMGISPRTVNWLKTAGYDAVHLVEEGLETLPDDEILVKARLEERVLLTVDLDFGYLLAVSGATLPSVILFRLGNESYEIINERLAEALNRFEQDLATGAIISVSDRDFRVRQLPI from the coding sequence ATGAAATTTCTGGCAGATATGGGGATCTCACCACGTACCGTCAATTGGTTAAAAACTGCGGGTTATGATGCAGTACATCTGGTTGAAGAAGGTCTGGAAACACTCCCCGATGATGAAATTTTGGTAAAAGCTCGTTTGGAGGAACGAGTGTTATTAACAGTAGACTTGGATTTTGGTTATTTGTTAGCAGTGAGTGGTGCAACATTACCAAGCGTAATTCTGTTTCGATTAGGGAACGAAAGTTATGAAATCATTAATGAACGATTGGCAGAAGCATTAAATCGGTTTGAGCAAGATTTAGCCACCGGGGCAATTATTTCCGTCAGCGATCGCGATTTCCGTGTGAGACAATTGCCGATATAA
- a CDS encoding DUF433 domain-containing protein has translation MLGFDRITFDPRIMAGQACIRGMRVPVSLILNLVANGKTVTEIIEDYPYLEPEDVQQSLMYAAWLAREQVYPIVGEKVG, from the coding sequence ATGTTAGGTTTCGACCGCATTACATTTGACCCCCGCATTATGGCTGGACAAGCTTGTATTCGAGGAATGCGAGTTCCAGTTTCGTTAATTTTGAATTTGGTCGCTAATGGCAAAACTGTCACTGAAATTATCGAGGATTATCCCTATTTAGAACCGGAAGATGTTCAACAATCCTTAATGTATGCTGCTTGGTTGGCACGCGAACAAGTTTATCCCATAGTGGGTGAGAAAGTGGGATGA
- the uvrC gene encoding excinuclease ABC subunit UvrC, with product MTTSAPILPLVKDPERLEARLVEIPPEPGVYFMRDGSDRIIYIGKSRKLRSRVRSYFRDGYNKTERIATMVKQVTDIEFIVTDTEAEALALEANLIKQHQPYFNVLLKDDKKYPYVCITWSEDYPRIFITRKRQLGKEKDKYYGPYTDSGLLRGILHLSKRIFALRQRPQPLFKDRPCLNYDMGRCPGVCQQLISPEEYRKTVQKVAMVFQGRTQELIDILTEQMETAATALNFESAARIRDQIAGLKSLNAQQKVSLPDDTVSRDAIALAADNQHACIQLFQIRAGQLVGRLAFVAESQAEAGAILQRVLEEHYQTADSVEIPAEILVQHELPDGEILAAALTQRKGRKVTILAPQRQTKAELIEMVERNAQYELQRMQKLGDYNHAAMQDLAGILDLPDLPHRIEGYDISHIQGSNAVASQVVFIDGIPAKQYYRHYKIKNPTVTIGHSDDFASLAEVIQRRFRKYAEDPKLPRVDNPDWPDVVMIDGGKGQLSAVVAVLQEMNLLEDLRVVSLAKKREEIFLPGESTPLTTDSEQPGVQLLRRLRDEAHRFAVSFHRQQRSDKLKRSRLDEIPGLGHHRQKLLLAHFRSIDYIRQASPAQIAEVPGIGTKLAQEIYNYFHPLDT from the coding sequence GTGACAACATCTGCTCCAATCCTACCACTGGTAAAAGACCCAGAACGCTTAGAAGCTCGGCTGGTGGAAATTCCTCCAGAACCGGGAGTGTATTTCATGCGCGACGGAAGCGATCGCATCATATATATAGGTAAGTCGCGAAAATTGCGATCGCGTGTTCGTTCCTATTTTCGGGACGGTTACAACAAAACTGAACGCATCGCCACAATGGTCAAGCAGGTGACGGATATTGAATTTATCGTCACTGATACTGAAGCCGAAGCCTTGGCGTTGGAAGCAAATTTAATTAAGCAGCATCAACCATACTTTAATGTGCTGCTTAAAGATGATAAAAAATATCCCTACGTCTGTATTACTTGGTCGGAAGACTATCCCCGCATCTTCATTACTCGCAAACGCCAGCTAGGCAAAGAAAAGGATAAATATTACGGGCCTTACACCGATTCAGGCTTATTACGCGGTATTTTGCATTTATCTAAGCGGATATTCGCCCTCAGACAGCGACCACAACCACTATTTAAAGACCGTCCCTGCTTAAATTATGATATGGGTCGCTGTCCTGGGGTGTGTCAACAGCTGATTTCACCGGAGGAATACCGCAAAACTGTGCAGAAAGTGGCGATGGTATTTCAGGGACGGACGCAGGAACTCATCGATATTTTGACGGAACAAATGGAAACAGCCGCCACCGCACTTAATTTTGAATCGGCGGCGCGCATTCGTGATCAAATTGCTGGGTTAAAGTCTTTGAATGCACAGCAGAAAGTTTCCTTACCAGATGATACAGTTTCACGGGATGCCATAGCTTTAGCAGCTGACAATCAACACGCTTGCATTCAATTATTTCAAATTCGCGCCGGTCAGTTGGTGGGACGTTTGGCGTTTGTGGCGGAATCACAAGCGGAAGCTGGCGCGATTTTGCAACGGGTTTTAGAGGAACATTATCAAACGGCTGACTCGGTGGAAATTCCCGCAGAAATTTTAGTCCAGCATGAGTTACCGGATGGGGAAATTTTGGCAGCAGCTTTGACGCAACGCAAGGGAAGAAAAGTCACAATCTTAGCTCCCCAGCGTCAAACTAAGGCAGAATTAATAGAGATGGTGGAACGTAACGCCCAATATGAACTACAAAGAATGCAAAAATTGGGCGACTATAATCACGCAGCGATGCAAGATTTAGCCGGAATTCTCGACTTACCAGACTTACCCCATCGCATCGAAGGTTACGACATCTCCCACATTCAAGGTTCTAACGCCGTCGCTTCCCAGGTAGTATTTATTGATGGCATACCCGCTAAACAATATTATCGTCACTACAAAATTAAAAATCCCACAGTCACTATCGGACATTCTGATGATTTCGCGAGTTTAGCGGAAGTAATTCAACGACGCTTTCGCAAATACGCCGAAGATCCCAAATTACCACGGGTGGATAATCCTGACTGGCCTGATGTGGTGATGATAGATGGTGGGAAAGGTCAATTATCGGCTGTGGTTGCAGTTTTGCAAGAGATGAATTTATTAGAAGACTTGCGAGTGGTGAGTTTAGCCAAGAAGCGAGAAGAGATTTTTTTACCTGGAGAGTCCACACCTTTAACGACTGACAGCGAACAACCAGGAGTGCAATTACTCAGACGACTGCGAGACGAAGCCCATAGATTTGCCGTGAGTTTCCATCGTCAACAACGAAGTGATAAATTAAAGCGATCGCGTTTAGACGAAATTCCAGGTTTGGGACACCATCGTCAAAAGTTGCTGTTAGCTCATTTTCGCTCTATTGATTATATTCGCCAAGCCTCACCCGCACAAATCGCGGAAGTTCCAGGGATTGGGACAAAATTAGCTCAGGAAATTTACAACTATTTTCATCCTCTAGATACTTGA
- a CDS encoding replication restart DNA helicase PriA: MHIVQKIYCPNCGSAAERHYIADSQLTRTQCHSCDYLMISCTKTGRVVEAYAPGIHARR, translated from the coding sequence ATGCACATCGTACAAAAAATTTACTGCCCAAACTGTGGCAGTGCAGCTGAACGTCACTATATTGCTGATAGCCAATTAACTAGAACCCAATGTCATAGTTGTGATTATTTGATGATCTCTTGCACTAAAACTGGTCGGGTGGTGGAAGCTTACGCACCAGGAATTCATGCGCGGAGGTAG